Proteins encoded together in one Amblyomma americanum isolate KBUSLIRL-KWMA chromosome 1, ASM5285725v1, whole genome shotgun sequence window:
- the LOC144114153 gene encoding uncharacterized protein LOC144114153 isoform X2, whose protein sequence is MSSQGALGTKFDEDDLLSSSPAHLSSCQSFSGQRARDKQPAEGGQSATGTHQQQPTAPPASAGSSRPSIAVEEVAGRGGGRAA, encoded by the exons ATGAGCTCGCAAGGAGCTCTTGGCACGAAATTCGACGAAGACGACTTGTTGAG TAGCAGCCCAGCACACCTCTCTTCCTGTCAGAGTTTCAGTGGGCAGCGAGCCAGGGACAAGCAGCCTGCAGAGGGAGGCCAGTCTGCAACTG GCACCCACCAGCAGCAGCCCACTGCACCACCCGCATCGGCAGGCAGTTCCAGGCCGTCCATTGCGGTGGAGGAAGTAGCAGGACGAGGAGGTGGACGAGCTGCTTAA
- the LOC144114153 gene encoding uncharacterized protein LOC144114153 isoform X3, translated as MSSQGALGTKFDEDDLLSSPAHLSSCQSFSGQRARDKQPAEGGQSATGTHQQQPTAPPASAGSSRPSIAVEEVAGRGGGRAA; from the exons ATGAGCTCGCAAGGAGCTCTTGGCACGAAATTCGACGAAGACGACTTGTTGAG CAGCCCAGCACACCTCTCTTCCTGTCAGAGTTTCAGTGGGCAGCGAGCCAGGGACAAGCAGCCTGCAGAGGGAGGCCAGTCTGCAACTG GCACCCACCAGCAGCAGCCCACTGCACCACCCGCATCGGCAGGCAGTTCCAGGCCGTCCATTGCGGTGGAGGAAGTAGCAGGACGAGGAGGTGGACGAGCTGCTTAA